From the genome of Yersinia enterocolitica, one region includes:
- a CDS encoding glycosyltransferase family 4 protein, with product MKVIAFFGGDISLTGGTERVSLALANYLVKDGYRVIIISLSGNASPFFHADERIKIVSLFDKKKRFSLAYLSVVFRLRRILIDESIDVLIDVDTMLALFSTTALLGTKTKHISWEHFNYKNDLNIKSRKLARKVAAKYADAVVTLTEKDRQYWLEENKYPERIISIPNPLPFDVKDKLIKKKSKNVLALGRFTYLKGFDLLIDIWAKVQEENRDWKLIIAGDGEDKQFLLDKIKRLNLKNIELLPTTPYVRELYNQSNIYVMTSRFEGFPMVLLEAKASGLPIIAYDCDTGPSELITDHEDGFIIPFDDSDKFVKKLLILINNEELRETMSIKSLENAEQYRIESTIGNKWKNLIEMLMSENRV from the coding sequence ATGAAAGTAATTGCTTTCTTTGGTGGCGATATTAGTCTCACCGGTGGTACTGAGAGAGTCAGTTTAGCTCTTGCTAACTATCTGGTTAAAGATGGCTATCGGGTTATTATTATCAGTTTAAGTGGTAATGCTTCGCCTTTTTTTCATGCAGATGAAAGAATAAAAATCGTATCACTTTTTGATAAAAAAAAACGCTTCTCACTTGCTTATTTGTCTGTCGTTTTTAGATTACGCCGTATCTTAATAGATGAATCAATCGATGTTTTGATTGATGTTGATACAATGTTAGCATTATTTAGTACTACAGCTTTATTAGGAACCAAAACAAAACATATCTCGTGGGAACATTTTAATTATAAAAATGATCTAAATATAAAGTCACGAAAACTAGCCAGGAAAGTAGCAGCCAAATATGCTGACGCAGTAGTCACGCTAACAGAAAAAGATCGCCAGTATTGGCTAGAAGAAAATAAATATCCAGAAAGAATAATATCGATACCTAATCCATTGCCCTTTGATGTAAAAGATAAACTAATTAAAAAAAAATCAAAAAATGTTTTGGCTCTAGGACGATTTACTTACCTGAAGGGTTTTGATCTCTTAATCGATATTTGGGCTAAAGTACAAGAGGAAAATCGTGACTGGAAACTTATAATCGCAGGTGATGGTGAGGATAAGCAATTTTTATTAGATAAAATAAAGAGATTAAATCTTAAGAATATAGAGTTACTACCCACTACTCCTTATGTGAGAGAGTTATATAATCAGTCTAATATCTATGTAATGACTTCTCGGTTCGAAGGATTCCCTATGGTTTTGCTTGAAGCTAAAGCAAGTGGACTACCGATAATAGCTTATGATTGCGATACTGGCCCTTCAGAACTCATCACTGACCATGAGGATGGATTTATTATACCCTTTGATGATAGTGATAAATTCGTAAAAAAACTTCTCATACTGATTAATAATGAAGAATTAAGAGAAACCATGTCAATTAAATCATTAGAGAATGCAGAACAGTATAGAATAGAGTCTACGATCGGAAATAAATGGAAAAACTTGATCGAAATGTTAATGAGTGAAAATAGAGTTTAG
- a CDS encoding glycosyl transferase — protein sequence MKNIAFVITKSIIGGAQGWVLEQVKLLKDDCNIILITSEPGWLTEAIVCDKIIIIPEIRKMASIKAIYCLYKVLKDNKIDVVVSSSANAGLYSRLARLFLRFRGVYVSHGWSCIYNGNVLKFIFCYIEKLLSNITDVIWCVSQSDADKAVNIIGIKPEKIAVQLNAITPLIERSDRPCKNKIIYVCRLAYPKRPDLMLKVAAVNPHFNLDMVGDGEYYKELEKEYSSYKNIHFYGEIKGFNRFNDYDVFVLTSESEGLPMAAIEAVSASLPIIISNVGGCAEIVDQNGILINNTTENLESALNTIFSNYDFFYKSAQMQKSKFDIKNVKDKCREIIFGP from the coding sequence ATGAAAAACATTGCATTCGTAATCACTAAATCAATAATTGGTGGTGCGCAAGGTTGGGTTTTAGAACAAGTTAAATTACTTAAGGATGATTGTAATATAATATTGATAACCTCTGAACCAGGCTGGTTAACAGAAGCTATAGTTTGCGATAAAATTATTATCATCCCTGAGATTAGAAAAATGGCCAGTATTAAAGCTATTTATTGTTTATATAAGGTGCTCAAGGATAATAAAATTGATGTAGTGGTTTCAAGTTCAGCTAATGCAGGTCTTTACAGTCGTCTGGCTCGTTTATTTTTACGTTTTCGCGGCGTGTATGTTTCACATGGCTGGTCATGTATATACAATGGCAATGTGTTAAAGTTTATATTTTGTTATATTGAAAAACTGCTTTCAAATATTACTGATGTGATTTGGTGTGTGTCTCAAAGTGATGCTGATAAGGCGGTTAATATTATTGGTATTAAACCTGAAAAGATTGCGGTCCAGCTTAATGCTATAACACCATTGATTGAACGTTCTGATCGGCCGTGTAAAAATAAAATAATTTATGTATGTCGACTTGCTTATCCTAAACGACCTGATTTGATGTTGAAAGTTGCTGCCGTTAATCCTCATTTTAATCTCGATATGGTTGGAGATGGTGAGTATTATAAAGAACTTGAGAAAGAATATAGCAGTTATAAAAACATTCATTTCTATGGGGAAATTAAAGGATTTAACAGGTTTAATGACTATGATGTGTTTGTGCTAACATCTGAAAGTGAAGGTTTGCCAATGGCTGCGATTGAGGCGGTCAGTGCTAGTCTACCTATCATCATAAGTAATGTGGGGGGTTGTGCTGAAATAGTCGACCAAAATGGTATTCTGATAAATAACACGACAGAAAACCTAGAAAGTGCTCTCAATACCATATTTTCAAATTATGACTTCTTTTACAAATCTGCACAGATGCAAAAGAGTAAATTCGATATAAAGAATGTTAAAGATAAGTGCAGAGAGATAATATTTGGGCCGTAA
- a CDS encoding inosine/guanosine kinase (catalyzes the formation of inosine/guanosine monophosphate from inosine or guanosine and ATP) — MKFPGKRKSKHYFPVNARDPLLQPAQTENEVSTSYIVGIDQTLVDIEAKVDESFIARYGLSQGHSLVIEDDIAENLYQELTANGLITHEFAGGTIGNTLHNYSVLADDRSILLGTMCSNIKIGSYAYRYLCNTSSRTDLNYLQAVDGAIGRCFTLISDNGERTFAISPGQMNQLRPESIPEDVIAGASALVLTAYLVRCKPDEPMPAATMQAISYAKKHDVPVVMTLGTKYVIADNPQWWRDFLNEHVSILAMNEDEAYELTGLNDPLMASNMALNWVDLVLCTAGPNGLYMAGYTEEANKRQTQHPLLPGAIAEFNLYEFSRAMRQAHCDHPLRIYSHIAPYMGGPEKIMNTNGAGDGALSAVLHDIAANGYHRNNVPNSSKHVRSYLSYSSLAQVCKYANRVSYQVLNQHSPRLTRGLPEREDSLEESYWER, encoded by the coding sequence ATGAAATTTCCTGGTAAACGCAAATCTAAGCACTACTTTCCGGTGAATGCCCGTGACCCTTTATTGCAACCGGCGCAGACTGAAAATGAAGTGAGTACCTCTTATATCGTTGGCATTGACCAGACGTTGGTTGATATTGAAGCCAAGGTTGATGAGAGCTTTATTGCCCGTTATGGTCTGAGCCAAGGGCACTCTTTAGTGATTGAAGATGATATCGCTGAAAACCTTTATCAGGAACTAACTGCTAATGGGTTGATTACTCATGAGTTTGCTGGCGGTACCATTGGTAATACCTTACACAACTATTCTGTCCTTGCTGATGATCGTTCCATCCTGTTGGGCACCATGTGTAGCAATATTAAGATCGGAAGTTATGCCTATCGCTATCTGTGTAATACCTCAAGTCGCACTGACCTGAATTATTTGCAGGCAGTTGATGGTGCTATTGGCCGCTGCTTTACTTTGATTAGTGATAATGGTGAGCGGACTTTTGCTATCAGTCCCGGGCAAATGAATCAGCTACGTCCTGAAAGTATTCCTGAAGATGTGATTGCAGGAGCTTCTGCTCTGGTGCTGACTGCTTATCTGGTGCGTTGTAAGCCGGATGAGCCGATGCCTGCTGCCACAATGCAAGCCATCAGCTATGCGAAGAAGCATGATGTTCCGGTCGTGATGACCCTGGGGACGAAATATGTTATTGCAGATAATCCGCAGTGGTGGCGTGATTTTCTCAACGAGCATGTTTCTATATTAGCGATGAATGAAGATGAGGCTTATGAACTGACGGGCCTGAATGATCCGTTGATGGCTTCTAACATGGCATTGAATTGGGTGGATTTAGTGCTTTGTACTGCCGGCCCGAATGGGCTTTATATGGCAGGATATACCGAAGAGGCGAATAAGCGCCAAACACAGCATCCATTATTACCTGGCGCTATCGCAGAATTTAACTTGTATGAATTTAGCCGGGCAATGCGCCAAGCGCATTGTGATCATCCATTACGTATCTATTCTCACATTGCCCCTTATATGGGCGGGCCTGAGAAAATAATGAATACCAACGGGGCAGGGGATGGTGCATTATCCGCTGTGCTGCATGATATTGCGGCGAATGGCTATCATCGTAATAATGTTCCGAACTCCAGCAAACATGTGCGTAGTTACCTTAGCTACTCCTCCCTGGCACAAGTGTGTAAATACGCCAATCGGGTCAGTTATCAGGTATTAAACCAGCATTCGCCGCGTTTAACACGTGGCTTGCCTGAACGGGAAGATAGTTTAGAAGAGTCTTACTGGGAGCGGTAA
- a CDS encoding Kef family K(+) transporter, producing MHHSTPLITTIVGGLVLAFLLGSLAHRLRISPLVGYLAAGVLAGPFTPGFVADTSLAPELAEIGVILLMFGVGLHFSLKDLLAVKAIAIPGAVTQIAVATLLGMGLSHLLGWDLVTGLVFGLCLSTASTVVLLRALEERQLIDSQRGQIAIGWLIVEDLAMVLTLVLLPAFAGVMGNETTSLSQLFTELAITIGKVIAFITLMIVVGRRLVPWILAKTASTGSRELFTLAVLVLALGIAYGAVGLFDVSFALGAFFAGMVLNESELSHRAAQDTLPLRDAFAVLFFVSVGMLFDPMILLREPLAVLASLTIIIFGKSVAAFILVRLFGHSKRTALTISVSLAQIGEFAFILAGLGISLGLMSEHGRNLVLAGAILSIMLNPLLFTLLDRYLAKNETMEDLILEEAVEEEKQIPVDLCNHALLVGYGRVGSLLGAKLHAEGIPLVVVENSRPRVEALREQGINAVLGNAASADIMSLARLDCARWLLLTIPNGYEAGEIVASARIKRPDLEIIARAHYDDEVVYISDRGANQVVMGEREIANSMLNMLKIETLTEEDKMPVCPI from the coding sequence ATGCACCACTCAACACCCTTAATCACCACGATCGTCGGAGGCCTTGTTCTCGCCTTCCTCTTGGGTTCCCTGGCCCACCGCCTACGCATCTCACCACTGGTGGGATACCTTGCCGCAGGGGTGCTTGCCGGGCCATTCACGCCGGGTTTTGTTGCTGATACTTCATTAGCTCCCGAACTGGCTGAAATCGGTGTTATTTTGTTGATGTTTGGTGTCGGACTTCACTTCTCGCTTAAAGACCTCCTCGCAGTAAAAGCAATCGCCATCCCCGGAGCCGTGACACAAATAGCCGTTGCTACTCTGCTAGGTATGGGCTTGTCTCATTTATTAGGCTGGGATTTAGTCACCGGCTTGGTCTTTGGGTTATGTCTGTCAACCGCCAGTACCGTGGTATTACTGCGCGCACTGGAAGAACGGCAACTGATTGATAGTCAGCGAGGGCAGATTGCTATCGGCTGGTTGATTGTTGAAGATTTGGCAATGGTACTGACATTAGTGTTATTACCCGCATTTGCCGGAGTCATGGGCAACGAAACCACGAGCCTGAGCCAACTGTTTACAGAGCTAGCGATTACTATTGGTAAAGTGATCGCTTTCATAACCTTAATGATTGTCGTCGGTCGTCGGCTGGTGCCCTGGATACTGGCTAAAACAGCCAGTACTGGCTCGCGAGAACTCTTTACTCTAGCAGTCTTAGTCTTGGCGCTTGGGATAGCCTACGGCGCTGTAGGGTTGTTTGACGTATCATTTGCTCTCGGCGCATTCTTCGCAGGAATGGTATTAAACGAATCTGAGCTGAGCCACCGTGCCGCACAAGATACCTTGCCGCTGCGTGATGCCTTTGCCGTGCTGTTCTTTGTTTCAGTCGGCATGTTATTCGATCCGATGATTTTGCTACGAGAACCCTTAGCAGTGTTAGCGTCATTGACCATCATTATCTTCGGTAAATCGGTGGCAGCTTTCATTCTGGTGCGGCTGTTTGGCCACTCAAAACGCACAGCACTCACTATTTCCGTTAGCCTGGCCCAAATTGGGGAGTTCGCCTTTATTCTGGCGGGGCTGGGTATTTCTCTTGGTTTAATGTCTGAACATGGCCGTAATCTGGTACTGGCGGGAGCGATTCTGTCTATTATGCTCAACCCGTTACTTTTCACCTTGCTAGATCGCTATTTAGCCAAAAATGAGACGATGGAAGATCTTATTCTGGAAGAGGCGGTAGAAGAGGAAAAACAGATACCTGTAGATTTATGCAATCATGCATTATTGGTGGGATATGGCCGGGTTGGCAGCTTATTAGGGGCAAAACTTCATGCGGAAGGCATCCCGCTGGTCGTCGTAGAAAATTCGCGCCCGCGAGTGGAAGCACTCCGTGAACAAGGTATTAATGCGGTATTAGGTAATGCTGCAAGCGCAGATATTATGTCACTGGCGCGTCTGGATTGCGCCCGTTGGTTATTGCTGACCATACCAAATGGCTACGAAGCCGGTGAAATAGTCGCATCAGCCAGAATTAAGCGGCCAGACCTTGAGATAATCGCCCGCGCCCATTATGACGATGAAGTGGTTTATATCTCAGACCGTGGCGCTAACCAGGTTGTTATGGGGGAGCGCGAAATCGCCAACAGCATGCTTAATATGCTGAAAATAGAAACGCTGACTGAAGAAGATAAAATGCCAGTTTGCCCAATTTAA
- a CDS encoding polysaccharide biosynthesis protein yields MLLLDATLIGLAYWGAFWVRLDVDSPFSSTEQWAALAVIIPPTLLVFIRLGLYRTVLRYVSAKIVTTVFVGVILSTGLLVFGSYFLGVYLPRTVSVMFFVFSLVLICGSRLFFRMLLNYGVRGQIPVVIYGAGASGRQLLPALMQASEYFPIAFVDDNPKLHKAVIHGFTVYPSEKLEYLIGRYGIKKVLLAMPSVSQSQRKAVVGKLENLSCEVLSIPGMSDLVEGRAQISSLKKVSIEELLGRDPVVPDEKLLAKNITGKVVMVTGAGGSIGSELCRQIIIEKPQLLVLFDVSEFSLYSIENDIAAICRSHKIDSEFVALLGSVQNESRLVQVMTNFQVNTVYHAAAYKHVPLVENNVIEGVRNNIFGTLFCAKAAIKSGVEKFVLISTDKAVRPTNTMGATKRMAELVLQALSNEQCHTKFCMVRFGNVLGSSGSVVPLFKKQIAEGGPITLTHKDIIRYFMTIPEAAQLVIQAGAMGQGGDVFVLDMGDPVKIIDLAKRMVNLSGLSVKSDENPDGDIAIEISGLRPGEKLYEELLIGESVQNTYHPRIMTAIEVMLEWDKLNVLLSTIESACNDFDYEYIRSLLLEAPVGFQPTDGICDLAWQNSYHKKNMSINVN; encoded by the coding sequence ATGTTGTTATTAGATGCTACTCTCATCGGGTTAGCATATTGGGGCGCTTTTTGGGTTCGCCTGGATGTTGATAGTCCATTTAGCAGCACTGAACAATGGGCTGCATTGGCCGTAATTATACCGCCAACGCTTTTAGTCTTTATCCGACTCGGGTTGTACCGTACTGTACTTCGCTATGTCAGTGCGAAAATTGTCACTACCGTGTTCGTCGGTGTAATACTTTCTACGGGTTTACTTGTTTTTGGTTCCTACTTCTTAGGTGTCTACTTGCCAAGAACAGTATCAGTCATGTTCTTTGTATTCTCGTTAGTCCTTATTTGTGGTTCTCGGTTGTTCTTCCGCATGTTACTGAACTATGGTGTTAGAGGACAAATTCCTGTTGTTATTTATGGCGCAGGTGCTTCTGGTCGGCAATTGTTGCCTGCTTTAATGCAAGCTAGCGAATATTTTCCTATTGCGTTTGTTGATGATAATCCTAAGTTACACAAAGCAGTTATTCATGGATTTACTGTTTATCCTTCAGAGAAACTTGAGTATTTGATAGGTCGTTACGGTATTAAAAAAGTCTTACTTGCAATGCCAAGTGTTAGCCAAAGCCAGCGTAAAGCTGTGGTTGGTAAGCTAGAAAATCTTTCTTGTGAAGTCTTATCTATCCCTGGTATGTCGGACTTAGTTGAAGGCCGAGCACAAATCAGCAGTTTAAAGAAAGTCTCAATTGAGGAATTATTGGGGCGTGATCCAGTTGTACCTGATGAAAAGTTATTAGCCAAAAATATCACTGGCAAGGTCGTTATGGTAACCGGTGCTGGCGGTTCAATTGGCTCTGAATTATGTCGCCAAATAATTATTGAAAAACCACAATTATTGGTTCTTTTTGATGTCTCTGAATTCTCTCTTTATTCTATTGAAAATGATATAGCGGCAATATGCAGGAGCCATAAAATTGATTCGGAATTTGTCGCATTACTCGGTTCAGTTCAAAATGAAAGTAGACTAGTGCAAGTAATGACTAACTTTCAAGTGAATACTGTCTACCATGCTGCCGCTTATAAGCATGTTCCACTGGTTGAGAATAATGTTATTGAAGGTGTGAGAAATAACATATTTGGCACTCTATTTTGTGCAAAGGCAGCCATTAAGTCGGGAGTCGAAAAGTTTGTTTTGATATCGACTGATAAAGCGGTGCGGCCAACCAATACCATGGGGGCCACCAAGAGAATGGCTGAACTTGTATTGCAGGCATTATCTAATGAGCAATGTCATACAAAATTCTGCATGGTACGTTTTGGCAATGTTCTAGGTTCCTCAGGTTCTGTTGTTCCGCTATTTAAGAAACAAATCGCTGAAGGGGGGCCAATCACGCTCACCCATAAAGATATTATCCGCTACTTTATGACTATCCCCGAAGCGGCACAACTGGTTATTCAAGCTGGGGCAATGGGGCAAGGAGGCGATGTGTTTGTATTAGATATGGGAGATCCTGTTAAGATTATCGACTTGGCTAAGCGCATGGTCAACCTTTCTGGGCTTTCAGTTAAGAGTGATGAAAACCCTGATGGTGATATTGCGATAGAAATTTCAGGTTTGCGCCCAGGTGAAAAATTATACGAAGAGCTATTGATTGGAGAGTCGGTACAAAATACCTATCATCCCCGAATTATGACTGCTATTGAGGTGATGCTTGAATGGGATAAACTAAATGTATTGCTCAGTACAATTGAAAGTGCTTGTAATGACTTTGATTATGAATATATTCGCTCTTTATTATTAGAGGCTCCTGTTGGTTTTCAACCAACAGATGGTATTTGTGATTTGGCTTGGCAAAATAGCTATCACAAAAAAAACATGTCTATTAATGTTAATTAA
- a CDS encoding glycosyl transferase, with translation MPTVMLLLLFFLIVSFVLTYLLRIYAFKNNIIDTPNSRSSHVIPTPRGGGVAIVIIFLIGLAIFYFQGYLTTLTTVGLIVSGGVIAIVGFWDDHGHIAARWRLMAHFSSAAFLLFCLGGFPPLTIFGTIIYLGIVGNILGLLFLVWMLNLYNFMDGIDGLASAQAVMVSLGAIVIYIISGDKVGLDNYLVLWLLAVTVLGFLLWNFPPAKIFMGDAGSGFLGLIIGSLAISAGWIESKFFFCWLILLGLFIVDATWTLIRRILGGFKVYEAHRSHGYQIASRRFKRHLPVTLSAIVINIVWLFPIALLVGLNTINPMVALIIAYAPIIYLDYKLDAGVKNN, from the coding sequence ATGCCAACTGTAATGTTATTACTACTTTTTTTTCTGATTGTGTCATTTGTACTAACGTATTTATTACGAATTTACGCCTTTAAAAATAATATTATTGATACTCCTAACTCACGTAGTTCACATGTAATTCCAACGCCAAGAGGTGGTGGTGTTGCTATTGTTATAATTTTTTTAATCGGCTTAGCGATTTTTTATTTTCAAGGTTATTTAACGACTCTTACGACAGTCGGGTTAATTGTCTCTGGTGGGGTAATTGCTATAGTCGGATTTTGGGATGACCACGGGCATATTGCTGCTCGTTGGCGTCTCATGGCACATTTTTCTTCAGCAGCATTTTTATTGTTTTGTCTAGGCGGTTTCCCGCCATTAACTATTTTTGGGACAATAATCTATTTGGGTATTGTCGGTAACATTTTGGGCCTGCTATTTTTGGTATGGATGCTTAATCTCTATAATTTCATGGATGGTATTGATGGTTTGGCGAGTGCTCAAGCCGTAATGGTCAGTCTCGGTGCGATCGTGATCTATATAATTAGTGGTGATAAAGTTGGCTTAGATAACTATCTGGTTCTTTGGTTGCTGGCGGTGACTGTCTTAGGGTTTTTATTATGGAATTTCCCTCCTGCAAAAATATTTATGGGAGACGCAGGTAGTGGTTTTCTGGGATTAATCATAGGCTCTCTAGCGATAAGTGCCGGTTGGATAGAATCAAAATTTTTCTTCTGTTGGTTGATCCTGTTGGGTCTATTTATTGTCGATGCAACATGGACTCTCATTCGTAGAATTTTGGGTGGTTTTAAAGTTTATGAAGCTCATCGAAGTCATGGTTACCAGATTGCATCCAGAAGATTTAAAAGACATTTACCAGTTACATTATCTGCTATCGTTATAAATATTGTTTGGTTATTCCCTATTGCATTGCTCGTCGGACTAAATACCATTAATCCAATGGTTGCTTTGATTATTGCCTATGCTCCAATTATATATTTGGATTATAAGCTTGATGCGGGTGTGAAAAACAATTAA
- the galE gene encoding UDP-glucose 4-epimerase GalE, whose amino-acid sequence MTVLVTGGAGYIGSHTVLVLLEQGEDIVVLDNLSNASAESLLRVSEIAGCSATFYQGDVLDKSCLRKIFLEHSIDSVIHFAGLKSVGESVIKPIEYYQNNVTGSITLLEEMLIAGVTKLIFSSSATVYGDPEFIPLTEDARIGGTTNPYGSSKVMVEQILKDFSFAHPEFAIRALRYFNPVGAHPSGLIGEDPNGKPNNLLPFITQVAVGKLPKLAVYGNDYPTNDGSGVRDYIHVMDLADGHVCALNRLTAGYKVYNLGSGVGYSVLQMVSEFERISGKKIPYEITARRAGDIAECWASTELALKELDWKAKRNLTEMIKDAWNWQQSNPNGYAR is encoded by the coding sequence ATGACTGTTTTAGTTACTGGTGGTGCAGGTTATATTGGCTCGCATACGGTATTAGTATTATTGGAGCAAGGGGAAGATATTGTTGTATTAGACAATTTATCTAACGCTTCTGCTGAGTCATTATTACGTGTTTCCGAAATTGCTGGCTGCTCGGCTACATTTTACCAAGGTGATGTATTAGACAAAAGTTGCCTAAGAAAAATATTCTTAGAGCACAGTATTGATTCTGTTATTCACTTTGCTGGCCTAAAGTCGGTAGGTGAGTCAGTGATTAAACCTATAGAATATTATCAAAATAACGTTACAGGTTCTATCACCCTACTTGAAGAAATGTTAATTGCAGGTGTAACGAAGCTGATATTCAGCTCATCAGCCACAGTATACGGTGATCCTGAGTTTATCCCACTGACCGAGGATGCGCGTATTGGAGGCACGACCAATCCATATGGTTCATCGAAAGTCATGGTTGAACAGATATTGAAGGATTTCTCTTTTGCTCACCCCGAGTTTGCGATAAGAGCATTGCGTTATTTTAATCCTGTTGGCGCCCATCCTTCAGGTTTGATTGGCGAGGATCCAAATGGAAAGCCAAACAATCTGTTGCCGTTTATTACTCAAGTTGCGGTTGGTAAACTGCCAAAATTAGCCGTATATGGTAATGACTATCCGACTAACGATGGGTCAGGCGTACGTGATTATATTCATGTTATGGATCTTGCTGATGGGCATGTTTGTGCACTTAATCGGCTGACTGCTGGGTACAAAGTTTATAATCTGGGGTCAGGTGTAGGATATTCAGTACTTCAGATGGTGAGTGAATTTGAACGCATTTCGGGCAAAAAAATCCCCTATGAAATAACGGCGCGTCGGGCTGGTGATATCGCGGAGTGCTGGGCAAGTACTGAACTCGCGCTCAAAGAATTAGATTGGAAAGCTAAGAGGAACCTAACGGAAATGATAAAGGATGCATGGAACTGGCAACAATCAAATCCTAATGGTTATGCCCGCTAA
- a CDS encoding glycosyltransferase — MNLLYIITGLGMGGAEKQTVLLANKMLSAGHNVMIISLTGETVVRPEQGIHLRELNLDKSIFNLCNGFFKARQIIKKFKPDVIHSHMFHANIFSRILRLFTKIPVLICTAHNTNEGSMLRMLAYRYTDRLASLSTNVSQDAVDSFVSKRASTANRMIVVTNGIDTSQFDFSVSDRQTKRAELAISDETPMLLSVGRLMEAKDYPNLLNAYSLLLKNYSYKIIPRLFIVGTGHLDSYLKNMASELAIEQYVTFLGRRDDIQQLMCATDIFVLSSEWEGFPLVITEAMACKKLIVATDSGGIKEALGECGAVVPVKDPDALSNAIYKMINLSDDDKVSLGEKVRARIVKTNSIDKIVDHWISIYTSCRK; from the coding sequence GTGAATTTATTATACATTATTACAGGGTTAGGTATGGGGGGGGCTGAAAAACAGACGGTCTTGCTCGCGAATAAGATGCTTTCGGCTGGCCATAATGTCATGATCATATCGCTGACAGGTGAGACGGTGGTAAGGCCTGAACAGGGTATCCACCTGAGAGAGTTAAATTTAGATAAGAGCATTTTTAATCTATGTAATGGATTCTTCAAAGCTAGACAAATAATAAAGAAATTTAAACCTGATGTCATTCATAGTCATATGTTTCATGCCAACATATTCTCCCGGATACTTCGACTATTCACCAAAATTCCAGTTTTAATATGTACTGCGCATAATACTAATGAAGGTAGTATGCTGAGAATGTTAGCGTATAGATATACTGACCGTCTCGCTTCGCTATCCACTAATGTTAGCCAGGATGCTGTTGATTCTTTTGTTAGCAAACGGGCTTCTACTGCCAATAGAATGATTGTGGTAACAAATGGAATTGATACCTCTCAATTTGATTTTTCGGTAAGTGATAGACAGACGAAAAGAGCTGAGTTAGCTATATCAGATGAGACACCAATGCTATTGAGTGTTGGAAGGTTAATGGAAGCAAAAGATTATCCAAACTTACTGAATGCATACTCTTTACTTCTCAAAAATTATAGCTATAAAATTATTCCACGACTATTCATTGTGGGAACGGGTCATCTTGATAGTTATCTTAAAAACATGGCCAGTGAACTTGCTATTGAGCAGTACGTTACCTTTCTTGGACGCAGGGATGACATCCAGCAACTAATGTGTGCTACCGATATTTTCGTGTTGTCTTCCGAATGGGAAGGGTTTCCGCTGGTTATTACTGAAGCGATGGCATGTAAAAAGTTAATTGTTGCTACAGACTCTGGTGGTATTAAGGAGGCTTTAGGTGAATGTGGCGCTGTTGTCCCAGTTAAAGATCCTGACGCTTTGTCTAATGCTATATATAAAATGATAAATTTATCTGATGACGATAAAGTATCGTTAGGCGAAAAAGTTAGAGCGCGTATCGTAAAAACAAATTCTATTGATAAAATAGTTGACCACTGGATATCTATATATACTTCTTGCAGAAAATAA